Genomic window (Candidatus Binatia bacterium):
CGAGAACGATGGCGCGAACCAACGGTGCGCCGACTCCGTTGAGACAGGGGAATCGCTCTCAACGTTGGAAGCCGACACGCAGTCTACGCTATCGGGCGAACGGAGGTTTCGGAGGCCCTGCCGTCCCCCGGACGATGGCGTCCCGTTTCGCCTGACCCTTGGAGGTGCCCGTCCATGGCTCTGGAAGCTTCACGCGGCGGCGTGCGCGCCGCGATCGCGCTGGCCCTGCTCGTGCTTCCTGCCGCCGGCGCCTCGGCCGCTGACCGGACCCCCTCCGTCGTGACCCGCGAGCGTTCGGTGGAGCGCATCGCCGAAGGCGTCTACGTGATCCGCCATCAGGACGCCCCCGACACCAACCCGCAGGGAAACACGACGGTGGTGATCGGCACGGAAGGCGTCCTCGTGGTGGACTCGGGCTACCTGCCGTCCAGCACGCGGGAGGATATCGCGCAGATCCGCCGCTGGACCCGGCTGCCGGTGCGCTATCTGGTCAACACGCACTGGCATCCCGACCACATCCGCGGGAACGCCGCGTACGTCCGGGCGTTCCCGGGAGTCGCGATCGTCGCTCACGAGAAGACGCCGGAGCTGGAGCGGGGATTCGACGAGCCGAACCTGGCCCGATACCGCGCGCGAATCGAGACCCTCCGCCGCGAGCTCGACCGGGGGCGCGACGAGGAGGGAAAGCCCCTGGAGCCCAAGGCGCGGGCCGAGGCGGCGGCCGATTTGGCCAGGCGAACCCCGGTGGCCCGGGAATTCGAGGGCTACCGGCCCGTCTACCCCTCGGTCACCTTCACGGGGGCGATGACCCTCGACCTCGGGGGCCGGAGCGTCCAGCTCCGGGACCTCGGCCGCGGGCACACCGTGGGCGACGTGATCGCCTGGCTGCCCGAGGAGGGAATCGTGATCGCGGGCGACCTGGTGGCCCATCCCGTTCCGTACTTCTTTGCGGGCTGGCCCTACGACGAGATCGGGACCCTGGAGCGCCTGGACGCAATGAACGCCCGCATCATCGTCCCCGGCCACGGCCAGGTCCTGCACGACGGCGCCTACGTCCGGGAGACGCTTCGGCTGATGCGGGACGTGCGCGACCAGGTCGTGGCCCAGGTCCGGAAGCGGGGCTCGCTCTCGGCGAAGCTCGAGGACGTTCGCAAGGCGATCGATTTCGGAACGGCGGAGAAGCGCTTCGCCGGCGACGATCCGGACAACGTGGAGTTCT
Coding sequences:
- a CDS encoding MBL fold metallo-hydrolase; this encodes MALEASRGGVRAAIALALLVLPAAGASAADRTPSVVTRERSVERIAEGVYVIRHQDAPDTNPQGNTTVVIGTEGVLVVDSGYLPSSTREDIAQIRRWTRLPVRYLVNTHWHPDHIRGNAAYVRAFPGVAIVAHEKTPELERGFDEPNLARYRARIETLRRELDRGRDEEGKPLEPKARAEAAADLARRTPVAREFEGYRPVYPSVTFTGAMTLDLGGRSVQLRDLGRGHTVGDVIAWLPEEGIVIAGDLVAHPVPYFFAGWPYDEIGTLERLDAMNARIIVPGHGQVLHDGAYVRETLRLMRDVRDQVVAQVRKRGSLSAKLEDVRKAIDFGTAEKRFAGDDPDNVEFFRESMDGLVKTLFYQIAE